TCCCTCGAGCCACGAaagattcttcttcttcctgtcgACACTGTCCAAGGACCCATGAGAAGTGTTCGTGGCTCCACTGCTCGCCACGAGGCATTTCTGGGAGCCACTGGTGTCCTCACAGTGTTCACTGCCGAATGAGAGAGGTGGTGAAGTTGGAGAACACTGCAGGCATGCTAGTGACTTGGTGGTGCCACTCAAGCTTAAAGGAGGTGGTACTGTGAGTTGTTGATCAGCTTGCGTATTGGTTAGTCTACCTTTTATGTCAAGAAAAATCTTTATTATATTAACAAACAATAATTTTCACCTCTGTATGGGCAATTTTGGTGCTTGCGCAAGGGATAGTCTAATCTGCAAGACTTGTTCTTCAGCCACACCTTTGCTGTTCAGGAAATTTCTTCATCTGGCTTATGTGATTCGGGTGGAATTCAGTGGCACCAACTGATGAATTACACCAGAGATTTCCATACATTTGGCCATCTACAATCTTGTTTTGTTGTTGCCTGTGACAGACCTCTGTTCTGATGCCACCAGTCTTACTGGATGCTGAGTGTTCTCCATCCATGGCAGGAAAGAAGCTCTATTCCTTCCTCTTTGTAGAATAGATTAAAGCAAGATTTCATGACTCATTAGCAACATAGACTAGTGGTAGTTCTTAGAGGAAGGAGGTCACTTAGCACCTACCTATTCATGAACTAAGTTGCAAAGTGAAACCATTATAAAATGTGTTTTGCCATGACCTAATTGAGTCTAGTAAACACCTTTATATAAATCTATTCACCAGTAATGTGGTGATTCACCTATCTAAAATTCACATGAAAAGGACACAGTGGACCTGAGGAGCACCATCTAACAACCAAGAACATTGTTGTTTAGTGAAACCAGTGATTCAGATTCAGAATGACCTTTTGGATCAGTCCAACTTCCTTTTCTTCCACATCAGAAGTGCATGTGCATGGACTTTGAATCTAAGCCTTGACTGTCAAAGAGAGAGTGTGGCATTAAGAAATGCAAGAAAGCTCATCTTGTCTGCAAGTTCTTGCAAGCCTTTTtctctctttccctctctttgcttctttctttgGCAGGACCTATGAGACATCAGATCATGCAAGTTATCCTTTCTTTAATGTTCCTCTGCTGTGCAAGGATGCCTCCAGTAAGCTCCTCTGCAACTTCCTACTGTTCTTTCAGTCATCTGGCTGCTATTCcttcttctatctgtttgatgcaGGCCATGGCCATTTTCTTGGATTTCTTAGCTGACTGCGATGGTCATTCTCTGCTCATTGAAGCACAGGGACTAGCAATGAAGTTTCTTGGAAGATTTGTTTGCAGAATGTATTGTTTCTTTAATCTAAATTGAGCTGATTCAATGGACATCAGCAAGCATTTTGTTGCCCAGAAAACGAACGAGTGACCTCTCAAGTCATCCATGAATTCCTTTCACCTATGAAATCACTGAACGCATGTCCATAGGATACAGTGCTGCCTTACGATTCGTGCATCTGACATGATTAAAGGGAATCTAATCAGACGGTCTGCAGCTCAACGGTCTACATAGACATAGCATGGGTCAATTTCTGGCCTTCGGTCTTTTAATTGGGCCGTAAACGGGCTGATGTTGATCCACTTGGCCTCTCGAGCGGGAAGAGTCGAGAAGGGTCGAGAAGCCTCTCGAGCCGAGCGTGCGAATAGTCTGCGCGCCATTCGCTTCGCTATAGCGGACTTCCTCTCCGGAGAAAGATTGTGAAGCTCTTCTCCGGAGTCGAAGGattcgggagagagagagaggggaaggaaagaaagaaagggtTCGCAGATCGATTCGCGGTTACTCTCACCAGGTTCGATCATTTCCATGCTCCGCCCTGAATGTTCCTTTTTCGTATCGCGCTTCTTGAAATTTTCGTTCCTTATGATGTGAAACCTAATGGGGTAGGGTTATGTTTGAGTTCCTTTTGTTCGTTCTGATCTGGGAGGGGGTTGCGGAATCGGCTTATGGGGTGAACCAGAGTTCGTGGGGCGAGGGAAATGGGGTAAAATGGGAGCGGAAGCTGCTCTCTCATGGGAGGATTGAGCAGAGATTACTAGACTCGTCGTTTCCCGCTTCTTCGCAGCCATCAGACAACGCAGGAAGAACACTTGTGGTGTGTAGGATAACGCAGGATGGACTCCTATGGATATCAACGCAGCTGATGTTGGAAAACAGGATGGAGATGAAAATAAGAGTCTGCAGACTGATAAATGGAGAAATCAGTTCCCATGGCCAATAATCTGGATTCCTGGTGATCATAAATCAGAAGATGCAGTAAAAGATATGGTGGTGAGAAAATTTGATCAAAATGTTGAAGAAAAATCACCCTCAAAGTTAAAAACCATTCCATTAAAACTTCTTGAGGATAGCACTGTGGTGAATTACTAAGAAATGTGGAGGACAAGCGCAAAACTCTTGGGCATCGAGAAGCATTAgctgagaaagaaagaagaactaAGATCATCCCTGTTAGGCATATAGAAGAGGACATGGATGAGAAGCACAAAATTAAGGAGAAGGACAATTCCCTTAGAATACCTAAAAAACAAGAGAATGGAGTTAACAAGTCATCAGATAGCAAACAATTGTCACAGATCAAGACATTAAAGTTACCTTCTATATGTTGAGAGTGGATCCACTGCCAAGGAAGAAGATGGTAAATGGCACATCGAGGTCTCCTAGTCCACCAGTCCTTAAGGTCAATGAGAAAGCCAACAAGGACAAAACAGAAAGAGAACAGCAAACAGTAAAAGATAAGAAGGAACAGATACCTAAAAAAGAGATTCAGGCAGCAGAACCTTATGTTAAATTGTCAAATGAAgcagaaaattcaaaaaagaaaagTCAGGCAATGATGACAACTAATCTAAATGAAGAAACTGCTAAGATTATGAATGATCAACAGTCCAACAAAGGAGCAGGACTCAAGGTTATGAAGGTCAAGACAGTAGAGATACTAGAAGGAGGAGGATCAACAACCAATTGATAAAGCACCACGTGAACTCGACGAGGGGAAGAGGCATATGGAGAGCACAGAAAGCATAATTACTGATGGAAAGAAGGCAACGAAAATTTTGTcacaggaagatgcagcagttcttATTCAATCTGCTTATAAAGGATTTGAGGTGAGAAGATCACAACCTCTTGAGAAGCTACGAAAAGTACATCAAATTCGTCAACAAATTGAGGTGGCGAAGAACAAAATTCAAATGTTTGAATCCTCCTCCACAGACCAAGATTTGAAACACAAGGTTGCAGCAAGTGAGACCATAATGAATCTTATGTTGCAGCTGGATACCATTCAGGTGTGTGATCCCACACCTATCTTCACATGGTGCCTTTCTTTCTGCAAtgactaaaaaaattattcataaatGTTAACTCTGTGCCATAAGAGTCAGTTATTGTTTATAAAATTGTATTATCCATATATCTGCATTTTTTAAGGAATCCATTGGTGTGGATTAGCGGGTTATTGGATTTACTTGAAACTTTGAACATGTCTCCTGTTTCATATTTGCTTCAGAAATTAGCTAGTATTCtgcttttttatttctatttttgaTTGATCCATTGTGTATCTGACAGGCGTTGCGCCAAAGTGTCGGAGACCTGAGAAAGTCAGTTGCTAGGGAGCTAACCATTCTTCAAGAAAAGCTTGATTCGCTAGGCAGTCCAGTCGCCGTGGGACACGAAAAGATGAAACTTAAACACCCCAGTCACACAGTTTCTGATTGTGGAGCTACCTCTGCGACTGACCCATCTGTTACTACCCATTTGGTGCCGGAAAATGTCATCACAATCAGCTGAGGCAACTTGTTCGTTGGAGATAACATCTGCGGATGGAAAGGAAGCAACTATCCAACGACAGAGAGATCTAAAACTGTTAGTGACTGAATCTCGAGATTTTGCAACtggatcaaataatttcaaatcatcgaaCAGCATAAAGAAATAGCTTTTATGAAAGAGCAATTTGCTTCTGCGGTGAGGGACGCAATTGAATCACATGCTGTGGGGAAAGAACAATCCTTTGGATTGGAAGATGCAATAAAGATTGTAGCATCTACTTCTCAAGAAGTCTTAGAGGCGGCACCCTCTACCTCTGTAGATGAGGTGGCAAAACTTGAGACAGACAAGCATCTAGAATGTCAAGGGACCAACTCTTTTCTCAAACAGGTGAGAGATGAGCTGTCCGGTTCTAAAGCTGGAATTAGTGAGAAGATTGATGTTGAATTGGAGAAACCAATAATGCACTTGGTAGAGGGAGAAGCTACCAAAGTGGCATCTGAGGAATCAAAGCTTTCTTTTAGAACAACTAACCCTGAATCAGTGTGGCGTGTAGAACGCACAGCCGCAGTCTGCATCAAGGAAACTGTTTCACAGGGTGATGAAGTTGATACCAAGCTGGAGGATCTTCAGGTGCCTGAATTGCAAAACCCGGACCTTGTTGAGAAGACAGTGGGAGATACAGATGACCTCCGCATAGTCACAGAAGTTCCATGCTTTGAACATGCTGTCCCCATCACTGGTGTCACCGACAATGGAAACGCTCAAATGCCTAGTTGGCAACTTAGAAAAGCAGGCAGCAGATACTGACAGGATGGGTACACACTCCTTATGGTTCCAACTTACAACGAAGGTCATTCACTGGGAGCTTTTGAACCTGGCCAAGAGAATGGAATCAGTCCAATGCTGTTGCCTGATGCCATCAGTATTATTAAAAATGAAGACATTTCTTCGGATTAAACATTTCGAGCAAACATTGATGTAGAAGGGACAGATGGGTCTGGCTGGATCAGATCCAAGGCTGCTTCCTGATGCAGCaaatataaaaaaagatgaaTGTATCTATCTCTACGGCTGATACATTCGAAACCAATGTCAATGAAGTTGATGGTGCAGCTTCAGATCAAGAAAGCATGTCTTTTAGCAGACCCGACTCTCTAGCTCGAGGTAAGGCAGAAGGTTTGGCTCATTCGGCAAAGCTGAATGGTATTGCTCCTGATGTCCGTTAAAGCAAGGAAGAGAATGAAAAGTTAACAGAAATGTTAGAGAGGCTGCTTGAGGCACTGCTGGGAGTCATTGCCGATGTTAATGGAAGAGTCAAAGGACTTGGAGAGAAAACTCTCGCAAAAGAAAAGGTGCAAGATAAAAAGTTTCAGACCAAAAATGAACCCTCCTCCCATAAAAGCTGCATCATCCGCTAATAATGTGAAAGTTGCAGCTTAAGATATCTGTATACATATGCAGCATACGATAAGTATAAAATGAAGTGGTTCCCAcccccacctttttttttttgcttcatctTTGTATGTACCAAATGGATTGAAGAATGTGCATGCTTTTCTATTGTAACACCGTGGTGTTTCTTCTCTAGTATCCTTTGGGAATGTCCATGCTTTTGTTTGTAATCCTGGGACTTTTTGTCTCCCATTATTTTCATGTCATGTTCTCTTTTCTCCTTCTTTCGCACTTAAGATGATGGGACCATAGAATGTTGCACTGTAAATATTATTAGATCCCGTTTTCTGGaaagattattatttttcttttctttattataATATGCGTATCTTTGTTTTGGTCAGACACCGTCAATACATTGGTCGACAGAATCCATGGAAGCACGCACCGTAAACTCAACCATGGAGAGATGACTCGAATTTTATGCAAACACAAGTGGGTGGAGAGCTCGAGAGAGGAGATGCAAATTGCTCGATGCACCACAACTCAATGTCTCATTCCGCAGAACATTCTGAGCCACTAAAGTCATAGTTTGTGGCTCAAAAACTCTCTctctttcatcttcttcttctttagtcgAGGAGACATAACCCTTTACTCCAACACGCATCTCCATGCTTCTCTCTTTTGTTTACTACCCCTTAACCGCCGCAGTCTCCCCGAGTTTTCCTTACAGAAAGCGCCACCGGACTTCGTTTTCCTGTCTCAGCAGGGAATTGCCGTCGAGTCGGTACAGCCAAATCAATGGACTCCACAGATCACAGCCTTATTCTGAAGTCGACGTCGGATACATCTTTTTGACTATTAGTTCCTTTAGATCTTCTCCCTTCGTCCGCTGCATTTTTAGAAACAAATCGATACTCCTATCTGACTGTTTCCACTTCCGTCACTGCGATCGATTCAAACTGAGGTCTCTCACTTCATCTTCTTGTTTGGACAGATGCATTTTGGTTGCATCACTGATGTTGCAGTCTGATGTGGACTTGGATTTTGCTGCCACAGTCTCCATCTCAAATCAAAGCCTCCGAAGAAAAGGGCATGACTTGAAAGGCGATCTGAGTGGTGCTGCCACTACTCGATGACTTGTCTGTAGCGCACACGCTTTCCATGTCATTTGGAGGGTCAGAAGCAATAGAAAAAGGCATGTTGATCCACCACCAAATCATATGCCTTCATCGATACTAGCTAGTGGTGTCGGAGTTGTCATCTTTGTTGTAACACACACATTACCGATCGCCAAGCAACATATGATTCTGATGGAACCAACAAGTGATGCATGCGCCCACATTTCATTCTTTCCTTCATCCATCCCATCCCATGGAGTCTGCTTGCTTGTCTGCAAAAAGAGGATGCAAAATGAAAAGATTGAATTCCTTACTTGCACCATAAGAAATGAGTCATTTGTTTAGACACACCACTCTTTCTGCACAATAATTGCATTGCATTGCATTCTGATGAACGTTATAGCTTGCAACCCGAAGAATCTAAATGTTCAGTACATTAAACCATCAACTTTTGGATGGTTGAGCAATAGATTTATGTCAGCTTGTGGGGATTCCAATCATACTGCTCACCGGATGGCTTTGTGGGTTACCTTGAGGACAAGCTTGAAAGGTTCTAATTCAAGCAGCATGTCAAGAAAGCCATGAATCCGTGGGAGGATAATAATATTCCTTCAGAGTGTATCCGAAGAAACATGGATATATAAATGAACAATGCACATTGTTTTATCTCATAAATCACATGACTATCATCGTAATCTTATGATAGTGAGAGGGTAACACAACCCACTCAATATATGTCACGTGCTTATATCGTAAATATTCTCTCGATTAATTcgttacaaaaaaaatattttaaatatgataataaatataagttatcatttattaaaattatttctttCTTATTCAATACTGATCGGGATCACATCAAGAGCCCTCAACTTCGAGAGGAGTGTTCGAATTTACATCAGTTTTCTTATACATCTGAACTTAAATCAAATCGAACTAATGGAGATATCATCCATATTCAAATTATCATATTAGATTCAAAGAAGAGTATGCATGGACAATACAAACAAATGACAAACAAGTGATGACTACCCACCCACATAGCAATGTAGTGGCATGAGGTCAGGCAAAAGGAGGAGGAGCAATGGCGCCTCAACCAATCAAAGAAAGCACCCAACCCTACCTTCTCCCCATTTACCATAGGGGAGGGGTAGGATAAGAAGAAGGAGGACTCTTTGAGTGTCATCATCCTCGGTGCTGAAAATTAAAGGAGGAAAAGAAATGGTTGCCTTCTCCATCATTTCCACCCAAAAGGTAATAATAATAAGCACAGTGAGGTTGGAAGGAGAATTCGAGAGCTCATGAGATCTGAAGGCTAAAGGTTGGGGTCCAGCAATGTAACCATCATTTCCTTAAATGAGTCCAAACAAGCTTCTGCTTCAATCCAAAAgaggtgtatatatatgtgtgtatttgGTCACAACCACAGGACAGTGATACAGCCCATCCTTCCTCTTccaccctcctctcctcctctcacACACCCTCCTCCTCTCTGTTACATAGTCATGCCTGCCTCTTTCTCGCTtcccttatttcttgaaacatagcCCACTGTTCCATCTGTTCCGTGTgtgttcctcttcttcaccggtCCTTATCTCGAGTAAATCCTGGTGCTCATTGGTTGTCCTGTCCCTGTCCACTCCACTGTAGCGCGAAGGAGATGTAGGAGCACTCTTCTCTTGATCCCAGGCGACGCAGGAGTGAACTGTTTCAGATAAGGTTAGAAAGTCTGGATTTTTAGGTGCTCTTCTTTGCTTTGACTCTGATCTTGGGCAGCAAAAAGATGACATTTTTCCTGGTTCTTTCTGTGATTTTTTTCTGGTTCTGTCGATTGCTGTTGGATTATGTTTTGATTGATGCTGGTTTTGGAGTGTTACATGTTTCGGATTCTTACCGGAGGAAGAAACTCCATGTTCGTTTGCTCCGTGATGTCTGGCTCTTTTGTTTCGATGCGATGCGATGCCCTGGCAAATCCGGCGAGGTGGTGTAGGTGTTCGATGATTTGATAATGTGAATGGCTTTGGCTCTGTCTCGGCCGCACTTTGTCTTCTTCCAACAGCCGTCCGAAGCGATCAGTGTTTCGTTGGTCTTTCTTGCACGCCACCTTTTCGCTTCATTATGCTGGCAAAACACGGTGGAAGAAGATGTTGTGTGTTGTTTCGTTGATCTCGCAGGAAATCCATCTTTTCTTGCTGTTTTACTTGCGTCCGGATCGCGTTCGAGGCTTTCTCGGGATTTCTCTGACTCGAAGTTGGTTCTTTTACCATCTCAATTTTAGTTCCGCTGTTCTCCGTGCTGTGCAGTTTGATCTTGTCGCCCCGTTTCATCTTCCTCATGGCGGGTGAGAGATCATGGGAGGAGTCTTATCCCGTTACCTACTTCCGGGGCAAGGTTGGGGGGCTCAAGCCACTGCCCGAAGACAGTGACAACCGAGACGAAGACGCATTGATTTCATTGGACGCCATCCTGCCTGATGACCTCTTGGAGAAGGTTTTGTCCTTCTTGCCCATTGCGAGCATCATCCGATCGAGCTCagtctgcaggcggtggtacgacGCCGTGCGTTCCGGGAGGTACTCATGGACCAAGATGTCGCCACAGAAGCCATGGTACTTCATGTTCACCTGCAGCGACGACGCCGTCTCGGGCTACGCCTACGACCCGAGCCTCCGGAAGTGGTACAGCTTCGACCTCCCTTGCATTGAGAAGAGCAACTGGTCGGCCTCCTCTTCCTGTGGGCTGGTCTGCTTCATGGACGGGGACAACCGGAGCCGCATCTTCGTCTGCAACCCCATCACGAGGGACTGGAAGCGGCTGCACGACGCCCCCGGCGAGAGAGCCCCAGACTACAGCGCGCTCGCCATGTCGGTGGACCGGAGAACTCACGGCTACACCGTCGCCGTCGCCAAGTGCAAGCAGGTGCCCCAGGATTACTACCAGTGGGACTTCTCCGTCCACATCTACGAGTCGGAGGCCAGATCGTGGGTGACCCCCTTCACCGAGGTCTTGGTGGGGTGGAGGGGAGGAGACGAGTGCGTGATCTGCAATGGAGTCCTCTACTGCTTGGTCTACTCCACCGCCGTGCTCAGGAACGTTGAGCCGCGCCACTGCTTGGTGATGTACGACCTCTCGGCCCGACCTTCCCGCACATCCCTGATGCAAATGGCCATCTCCGTGCCATGCTCGCTGACCTGCGGCAGGCTGATGAACCTCCGAGACAGGCTGGTCATGGTCGGCGGGATCGGGAAGCACGACCGGCCGGGCATCATCAAGGGGATCGGCATCTGGGAGCTGCACAGGAGGAAGGAGTGGCGAGAGGTGGCTCGAATGCCGCACAAGTTCTTCCAGGGCTTCGGTGAGTTCGACGACGTTTTCGCCAGCAGCGGCGCCGACGACCTCATCTACATCCAGAGCTTTGGCTCCCCAGCTCTGCTGACGTTCGACATGGCCCAGAAGCTGTGGAAGTGGTCGACGAAAAGCCCCGTCACGAAGAGGTTCCCCCTGCAGCTCTTCACCGGGTTCTGCTTCGAGCCCAGGCTCGAGGTGGCTTCCTGATGTCTTTCGCTCATTGCTTTGCCCTTTGGTATAGTTTTTGTTTCTCTTGGAAGGCAAGAAAGATCTCATTGGGGGCCTGAAAGATTCATATGAAATGTTTTGTTTGATGGAAAAGATTGCTCGTGGAAATGATCGATCATGTCGTCTACTTGATTTTGCTCACACAGCATATAGATTGTGTTGGACTTCATGTTCTATCTATATATCAGAGCAAGAAACCAACCAGTTGAAACAGTTCATGTGCTTGTGTTGTCTTCGTGACATCTCTTGGCTTCTCAGTACGGATTTCAGTCTATGCAAATCTTGTGTTAAGACTTGCACACTCATTTCAAtcaggttcttcttcttcttcttcttcttcttcttcttcttcttttgaagaAGAAATGATCTGCCATTTATGTTAGATGTTCTCTCCGTGATTGAATTACCAATTGGATCATCTCATTAATGATCTGATAGCTCCCTGCAAACTGGTTGGTTGTATAAGCTGACACAAACAACTATGACAACAATTTGCTCCTCCATGAGTTCCTGTGTTGTGAGTTCTTGGTGGAGACATGGCCAGTTTGGAGAACCAAACGatgttattggatatccaaatgCCTTCCTGTGTGGAAAAATCCAATCTTTCCATGGAGGTTGTGCTTGGGATATACTTCAGATGTTGGTCAAAGCAGAAAGGAGCAACATTGAATCCTGGAATTGATCGTGAGAAATCCAACAAGAACCAGACAAGCTAAGCTGCACTCGAGTTGAACAGAGTAGTGAAAAGGCTCAGGGGAGGAGGGTGGAAGGAGTTGCATGGAAATGGCACAGTGAAGAGGAACAACCATCCATTCTTGTGACTCCCCATCAGGGTTCTGTTGGAATTGTGTGGCTCTGTCCGATTCAAGTCAGGGGGATGGATGTCAGCCGGTGGCTCAGGTCTGGCCACTGTCCCTGCCACCCTCACACCTCAACAGTGCCATTACCAGCTATTAAAAGAAGAGATGCATGGCTGTACTGCTACTACTAGCTGTGAGTTGTGATGGGGGCTGCCTCCTCTGCGTTGGCAGACTGATGCAGCAGACAGAAGCtttccaaccaagaaaaaggaaaagcttCCAAGTGGTTGGTGAGTTTGCTTGCTGAAGTACCATGGAGTCATGGCCAATCATGAACCACATCTGATGCACCCAAtgcacctcctcctccgcctccttcttcttcttcttcttcttcctctaagCTATTGAATCTTGTCTTTTGCTGTCCATTTTGGGCACTGATCTCAGCAGTCTCTTGGAGGTTTCATATATGGTCCAAAACATGCTTATGAACTCATTACCTGTGACATTGCCAACTTGGAAGCTTCATCCGATCAAAAGCCTTAGCTGTACATCAATCCTCTATCTAATTTGTGCAGTAGACCTTCACATCTTCTAAGAATCCATCACACTTAATGCTTGTCTTATTATAATGCCAAATATCCCACAGTAAAGAGATCTCTTCTTCCTAAATAGATAGAGTTATTTCTTTACTTGATTCTTCTTTTAAGAGCTTAATGCTATTAACTTTGATGGAAATATAGGAGATCACCTCATAATCCTAATTTATTGTGGGATATTTGACATTTACTTCTCATTGActtagggatttttttttttttctccagcaTGAGTTTTGTAAGATAGAAATTTAAGTATAATACTTGAAGAAAATTTTTGTCCAGAATTCATCAATAAATTAGTAAAAAGTTTATCTTAATCTCCAACTTATTAATATATTTGTATATTCAaagttattaatttttaaatttattcctttaaatttaaaattgtcattttatataataataataataaataataataataataataataataataataataataataatatctttaAAAGTATGTTATGTAAAtactctaaaaaataaaaatatattattattattattatataaatcattaatattattcttttttatttatatataaatgttaTAATTTGATGTGAGTTAAAAAGACGCCCCTTTTGTTAGGATAAGCGCAATTGGTTTGACCGCCGCGGAGGCGTGGCGTAACCCCAAAACCAATCTCCGTCGATTCCGCCCTATTACAAGACGTCGACAGCAAGCAACATCGATCTCGATCCGCTCCCCTCGTCCGATGACCTCATCGAGTCGCCGTCCTCCTCGCGACACCAGCCATCGGTACGTCCTCGTCGCATCCTCCTTTCGATCTTCGATGCGTGGCTTTTCATTCATTTATTGGATTTCATGTCGCTTTCGCCCGTCCAAGATCGAATCTTGGCGTGCCATTCTGTTAAATCTTGTCAGCGCGCTCGGCTTGACCTCACCATCTCTGTGGGATTTACGTGGATCCGCAAAACCTAGGTTGGGCGGTGTCCATGACCCCTCCTCGTGTCAGAAAAGGCGTCACCTTTTACTGGGCGGTGTTTTGGATTCCTTGATTTGACGGGGGGAAACCTCTGGCTTTAAAGAATTACAGCTGTGTGGCAGCTGTTGGGGCAAAGGTTTAGAGAAGGGGCAGTTCAGGGCGGGGCTCTGAATCATTCTCTTTGTGTTCTTTTTGGTAGGTAATTTACTGTTCTTTTCGGTAGCTGTCGTGCTTTAGGCATGGTGGTAGCCTTCGGTGGCTGGAGGTTTCCATTTATTGCCTGCTGAATCATAAATCGACTCTCCAAGGTCA
The window above is part of the Musa acuminata AAA Group cultivar baxijiao chromosome BXJ2-6, Cavendish_Baxijiao_AAA, whole genome shotgun sequence genome. Proteins encoded here:
- the LOC135614825 gene encoding F-box/kelch-repeat protein At3g61590-like; translated protein: MAGERSWEESYPVTYFRGKVGGLKPLPEDSDNRDEDALISLDAILPDDLLEKVLSFLPIASIIRSSSVCRRWYDAVRSGRYSWTKMSPQKPWYFMFTCSDDAVSGYAYDPSLRKWYSFDLPCIEKSNWSASSSCGLVCFMDGDNRSRIFVCNPITRDWKRLHDAPGERAPDYSALAMSVDRRTHGYTVAVAKCKQVPQDYYQWDFSVHIYESEARSWVTPFTEVLVGWRGGDECVICNGVLYCLVYSTAVLRNVEPRHCLVMYDLSARPSRTSLMQMAISVPCSLTCGRLMNLRDRLVMVGGIGKHDRPGIIKGIGIWELHRRKEWREVARMPHKFFQGFGEFDDVFASSGADDLIYIQSFGSPALLTFDMAQKLWKWSTKSPVTKRFPLQLFTGFCFEPRLEVAS